The sequence below is a genomic window from Mycobacterium sp. ITM-2016-00316.
GGTGTCGGGATCAATCGCCGCGGATAGCGCGCACCTCGCCAGGATTTGCGCGACGGCCTGCTCGAAGGTGTCATGCCAACGCTCGGAAAAGCTGTCTGACCGCGGAACTCCGAGGTCGCGGAAGAGGACGTGTGCCGAGGGTGTCGCATAGATGGCTTCGGCGGACAGGCGTAAGAACGTGCTCAACTGCAGTAGCGGCTCGTCGGGCCATTGGGCGCCTTGATATTGATGGCGCATGGCTTCGATCAGGATCACGGCAGCGTTGTCTACTGCCGCTCTGAACAGTTCGCGCTTGCTGTCGAAGTGATGGAAGGCCGTGCGCAGCGCGACACCGGAGTGCCGGGCCACTTCTTCGACGGTGATCTGGTTGTAGTCGTGATCGCGTAGCAACTCCTGCGTGGCCTTCATCAGACGCAGATCGGTGGAGATGGACCCGGCGCCGGCGGACGCATCGTTGACCCATCGGTGCACGGTGGCAGGGTGCACGCCGACCTCTTCGGCGACGGTCGTTGCACGTTGTCCGCCGAGTACTCGCTCGACGGCGGCCTGCCGCTCTGAGGCACTGATGCTCGACCTCCTGGCCATTCGTCGATCCTACGAGCATCACATATTGCGCCAATTGCACTCATCATGCAATAGTCGCGTATGCATGCAGCGTTCCGCTCCTTGCAAACGACGACGGGCAGCTGACACGCAACGGAGGCACATCGTGCGCGACGACGACCGCGCAGTGCGAGCGCTGGTGACGGGTGCCAGCTCGGGGATCGGAGAGGCCTTTGCGAAGGCGCTCGCCGCGCGCGGTTGTGATCTGGTGCTGGTGGCTCGCCGCCAGGATCGGCTCGACCTGCTGTCCAAACAACTCGAGGCAAAGTATGGAATCTCTTGCGCCTCGGTGGATTTCGACCTATCGGTCCAGCGTCCGGGCACCCAGTTGCGCGCGCTCGTCGACGGCGATGTCGACCTGTTGGTCAACAGTGCAGGTTTTGCCACTCAGGGGCCATTCTTGGACGGTGACGCGGAGGATTACGCACGCGTTCTGGCCGTCGATATCGGTGCAGTCGTCGACCTGTGTCATGCGTTCCTGCCGGAGATGGTTCGACGACGTCGTGGCGCCATCCTGAATGTCTGCAGCACGACCGCCTATCAGCCGGTACCGACCCTGGCTGTCTACGCCGCGTCCAAGGCGTTCGTGCTCAGCTTCAGCCAATCCCTCTGGTACGAAGCAAAACAACACGGCGTCACAGTTTTATCGTTTGCGCCGGGACCCACCCACACTGAGTTCTTCGACGTGATCGGCGAGACCGCCACCGCGGTGGGCCGCCTGCAGTCCGCCGATCAGGTCGCGGCGGCAGGTTTGCGGGCGCTCGACCGCCGCTGGACACCGCCGTCTGCGGTCTCGGGAGTCAGCAACTCGATCTCGGCGGCATTGGCACGGCTGATCCCCAGGCGCGTGCTGATGCCGGCGCTCGCGAGGTCGCTACGACCAGTCAAGGTCCGAAGATGACGACTGGTCAACGGTTGCCGTGCCGCCCGACGTGACGTACGGCAACGGATCTCGTTGCACGACAAAGCCATTTATTTTCGACGACAGGAGCACGGCATGATTCTGGTCACCAGCGCAGCGGGTGGTGTCGGACGCCCTCTGGTTCGACAACTCGTCGCCAACGGACAAGTTGTGCGGGCGTTCGTCAAGAACGAAGACCAGGCGCGACGATCGCGCGGAGACGGTGCCGCAGAGATCGTGATCGGTGATCTGAGGCGACCCGGCGATCTTGAACGCGCGCTACGCGGAGCCCGTCGGATCTACCATGCCGCCCCAACTCAGCTCGTCGACGAACTGCCCGTGGCCGAACGACTTATCGAGGCAGCCCAAGACGAACAACTCGATCAGGTCGTCTTTCACTCGGTCATCCATCCCGATATCGCCGAACTCCCTCATCATCGGCAAAAGCTCAGGGTCGAGGGGATCTTGCGCGACTCGGGTCTGCCCGTGACGGTGCTTCGCCCCTCGCACTACATGCAGAACGTTCTGGACTTCTGGGACTTCTTCGGCGCGGGCCTCCTTCCGTACCCCACCTCGCCAGAGAGTCGAATGGGCGTGGTCGACGTCGAGGACATTGCCGCCGCCGCGGCCAACGTGTTGATCACACCGGGTGGACACATCGGAAAGACCTATGACCTGTCGACGGTAGAACTCACCCGCCACGACATGGCGCAAATCTGGAGCCGCGTGCTCGGTCACCCCATGGATGCCGTCCGAATTCCCCCACAGGCGCTGACAAATCCGCTGGTGGCCATTGGGCCCTTCGGTTCTGCAATCGGTAAGTCGTTGCTGGCGACCAGATTAGGTTCCCTTCCCGACGTCGTTCGGGGGTTGCGGGCGGCTCCGAACGCTCGAGGGTTTCGAAGTTGGTCGTCCGATGCGCAGGACACTTACGTGCAGATGATGAAGTACTACGACGTGCACGGACTTCCTGCAGGCAACCTCGATGATCTGTCGAAAGTATTGCCGCGGAAAGCAATCGACTACGAGCAGTTCGCTCGTCGTACGGCTACGGCGCGCGGGGTCGCCGCGCCGTGATGCCAATGGAACCGGGGGAGACCTCACCTCCCGGAGATCGATGGACCGCGACGTGGCGTTTCTTTCAGGAAGCGAGCAGGAGTGCCGCGGTGACAAGCATGGTGGCAGCGGTTGCGCCGTGGATTCCCCAGGCGATGGATGCGGGGCCGCCGTTGCGTAGCACGATGACGGCGTCTGCGAGCGGGATGATGGTCGCAGCCAGGATTACCGATCCCAGCACGTGTGGCTGGCCCGCTGCCATGACGATGATGACGATGAACCCCGATGCGATGTCGCGGATGCCTTTGATGCTCATATAGGCGCCGACTGACGGCTGGGTGAGATCGGGTTGTAAGCCGTAACCGGCGGCCGCGGCGCGGGGGGCAATGAGAAATCGAGCGCCGATGACGATGATGGCCGCGGCGATGAGTCCGGCGAGCGTGTAGGCGACGGTGATGACGATGGTCATGGCGCACTCCTGTTTGGCGAGAATGGATTCGGTCAGTGCATCGGTGAGAAAAGGGTCGGGTCGAGGGCTATCGACTGGACATCGGTGATGTTGTCGATGTCGAAGCCGGCCATGTCCGCGGCGAATTCGGCGCTGGCCATGATGCTGGCTGTGAGTTGGGCAGGGTCGGCGCCCGGTGGGTAGCTGATCAACGCGATGAGTCGGTTCGTGGCGTCGTCATGTTCGGTCCACACACCATGGGTGGTGATCCCGAAAGTCGTGAAGGTCACCAGATGGCGCGCCCAGTGCACGGTCGCGTACTGTTGCAGCGCTTCGGGCGATCGCAGAGTGTAGATCCTGAGCTGGAACATCGGATGCTGTTCTCCTTCATGTGATTTCGGGTTGGCTGGCATCGCGGTGATCGCGCTAGGTCATCAGCACTACGCAGAGGGCGGCCACTGCCAGCCCCTGCAGTCCGGCGCGGACGCCGATGATCGAGTCCCACTTCGCTTGCAGCGCCCGCCCATTCGGGAGCGTGCGGCCAGCGTCGGCGGCTGAAGTGAGTTGTCGGTTGATCGGTGCGCTCAGCCGCGTATAGAGCACGAGCCAGCAGATCAGCAGAACCAGGGCGATGCCCGCGGCGATCGCTTGTACCCAGTTGGCGGTTGCGGTGGCTACGGCCGCGGTGATCGCGGTGGCGATGAGTCCGAGCGTTCCGGGCACCGGCATGCGCCGGTCGCCGTAGCGGTGCACGTTTCCGGTGATCGCGACCAGGGCGTCGTCGTCCAAGGCCGCCAGGGCCGGTTTCAGCACGATCGCGCAAAACGCGTCGGTGCCGTAGACAACCGCGGTACACAGCACCGCGATTACAGCGGCAACTTGCGTGATGAGGTCCGGGGGCATGGTGTCACTCCTCGTCGATCGAACTGCTAGCAACGCTAACCCTTGATGGGATAGCGGTCAATAGCGTCGCTAGCGTTGGTATCAGTGCTACTGTTTCGGTATGGCCCTTAGCGATCGCCGAGAACGGGAGCGGGCCGCCCGGCGACGGCTGATCATCACCACGGCTCGCAGGGTGGCCGAGGCTGAAGGCTGGGATGCGGTGACCACGCGTCGGCTCTCAAATGAGATCGAGTACAGCCAGCCCGTGTTGTACAAGCATTTCACCGGCATGGACCAGATTGCTGATGCGGTCGCCGTCGACGGCTTCGGCGAACTCGCCGAGGCGATGGGGGCTGCCTGCTCCGGCCGCGATTCGGCCGCTGACGCGCTGACCCGCGTTGCGCACGCCTACATCGACTTCGCCCGCAGCAACCCAGCCGTCTATGACGCGATGTTCACCCGGGCAACTTCCATGCATTTCGCCGCCCACGACGTTCCCTCGCAGTTGACCGCGGCCTTCGCCGAGTTGCGCCGCGTGGTCGACCTCATCACTGACGACGAGGACTCCGACGCCCTCACCGAGGTGCTATGGGCGGCCCTGCACGGACTGGTCACCCTCAGCCGTGCCGACCGGCTACGCCCGGGCAACGACACCGTGCGACTTCGACTACTCGTCGCGCAGTTCACGGCGAGAAGCGAAGCGCGGTAGTTGGCGATCTTGGCTGCGGGCATCGGGCACAAGACAAGCACTGCCTGACCACGGCGCAGAACCGTTGATGGCGTGGGGGATCGGCGATTCATGCCCAACACGCCCAGGTTCGCCGACAGCGGCGCCACCCCCGATCAATCAGCCTGAGATCTGGCTAACCGGCGGTTTCTCTCGCGTGGCCGGCTGGTCGGCCTGGCACGATCGTCGCGAGCAGCGACACCACGGAATTGGTAGCGGCTCTCAGATCGGTCTCATCCCTGTGCTCTAGCCACTGCCGGTAGGCGGTACGGAAGATCTGGACTCCCACATGAGCCGCGAGCTCGGCTATATCCGGGTCGACTCCGCGCTGATGCAGTGCGCTGCCGAACTCGTCGGCCATCTGATGCTGTTTGACCAGTTCGCGCTCCCGCAGATAGGGCGTCGATGCGATCATTGCTTCCCGTCGGCGCAGGGAATCTCGTGAAGCCAGACCTTCCCAATTGAATCCCGCCAACATGTGAGTCACTGCCTCCAGCGGCTCCGCGACGTCAGTTGTGTGGAGCATTTCTTGGACGAGCGCCGCGCGCAGCATGTCCTCGTCGGCGAACAGAACCTCTTTCTTGTCCGAGAAATACCGGAAGAAGGTCCTCGTCGTGACGCGAGCACGCTTGGCGATCTGGACAGCAGTCGTGTCCTCGAACCCTTGCTCTTCGAACAACTCCATAGCGGCCTGCTGTAGCCGCTCTTTACTGCCCTGTTCCCATCGCGGCACAGCCAGACGATACCCCGGTGATGACGCGGCGTGACAACGCGTGGTGTCGCGTTTCGGCGACGCGTGTGGCTCGGTTCACATGCGGGCGCCGTGTCGGGCCGCACTCCTGATGTCACGCCGCGACATCAGTGGTAGCGTGATGTCACGTCGCGACAACAAGGTCGGGTCGGGGAAGGCGGGGTATTCGATGGTCAACAGTGGCAATCCAGCTACGGTGCTGCTGGGCAAGGCCGGCGATTCGCCGGCGTACTGGTATCGCGGCGTGCTGTGGAACGTGCTATTGTCCGCGAACCAAACACGCGGTGAGTTCACGTTTATCGAGCAGATCATCCCGGCAGGCGCCGGTCCGCCGGCGCACATCCACGAGCGCCAGGCCGAGGGCTTCTATATCCTTTCCGGCGAGATCGAGTTCGTGGTCGGCGAAGACGAGGTCGTACGGGCCGGGCCGGGTTCTGTGGTGTGGGTTCCGAAATCCACGAGGCACGCGTTCCGCGTGATATCCGACGAGGATGCCCGTGTACTCAACTTCTATGCCCCAGGCGGTTTCGACGACCATCTTCCGTTTTACGGTGTGGAGGCCACTGTGCAGACTCTTCCTCCTGCGGATCTCGGTGTGTCGGAATTGGACCGGGAACGGCAGGGCGCCTCGCAAGAACGACGGGATGCCTACCTTCAGCGCCTCGCAGACATCGCCGAAGGAACCTGGGACTTCACGATGCCCGACCCGAACCAGAAATGATGCACTGGCTTTGGTGTGCGAGAACACTGTCTGCAGCGCCGCACGGGCGGCCACACCAGTCGAGCGCAGATCGCGCCCTGGCGGGTTCTTGTCGCCGAAAGCCCATCTCGTGCGGGGCGCGAACGCATGGTTCATGAGCGCCCCGGCGCGCTATGCGCGTTCCATGTCGATTCGATCCGACAGCAGAAGGGCGACATGAGGACAATTCACCTCGACCAACCCGAATGTCTTTGGCGAATAAACAGATTCAGCCGCTTTGGTGTGGTCAGGGCGCGCGGGAGTCGACGATGAAACGTATTCAGTATCACAAGTACGGCGGGCCCGACGTCATGCGATTTGAGGACTTCGAGCCGGCGCGCCCGGGCAACGGGGAGTTGATGGTTCGCGTGAAGGCCGCGGCGGCTAACCCGTATGACTGGAAGGTCCGCAACGGGGACATGAAGATGATGACCGGCCGCACGTTTCCGCGGGGACTGGGCTACGACTTCGCGGGTGTCGTGGAGGCGGTCGGGCCCGGTGTCACGCGGCTCGCAGTGGGCGATGACGTGCTGGGTGTGGCCCCCATGAAAACCAGCGGTGCCTTCGCGGAAATGATCGTCGCGATGGAAAAGGGCATCGTCAGGAAACCGGCCCGGCTGTCCTTCGAGGATGCGGCTGCGATTCCGACTATTGGTGGTGCCGCGCTGCAGGGCCTCGTGACCAAGGGGAAGCTACAGACGGGGCAATCCGTCTTCATCCATGGATGTCTTGGCGGGGTCGGGCGGGCTGCTGTCCAAATCGCCTTGGCTCGCGGGGCCGCGAGCGTGGGAGGAAGTTGCCGTGCCAGCCGCATGCCGGATGCCCGAGTGCTCGGCGTTGACCCGGTCGTCGACTTCGACTCCATCCCAAGCGATTTAGCGAAGAAGTTCGACATCGTCTTCGACACCGTGGGCACGCTTGCGCCAGCGACGGCGCGTAGGTTGCTCGCGTCCGGAGGGCGCATCATCGACATCGTCCCTTCCAGCGTGAAGAAGTTCATCAAAAGCGCGCTGCCGGGTCCCTACAACATCCTGATGACCCAGCTCGACGTCGACAGTCTCGAAGAGCTTGCCGGGATGTGTGCAGCAGGAACTCTGAGACTGCCGATCGCTCAAACGGTACCGCTCCAAGATGCGATCCCAGCGCTGACCGAGCTCGAACGCAACAACACCCCAAGAGGCGGCAAGTTGATCATCACAACAAGCTAGCCACCGCAGGGCACTCACACCTGCCCGACACGCGAGACGCTGACTCGCAGCCGACCTGCACGTGAGCGGCGTGGGCTGCAACGGCAAGAACGCAACCGGCCGGCGCACAACCCAGAGGTCGCAGGTTCGATCCTGTCCTCGCTACTAGGTAAAACGGCCCCCGAAGATTTCTCCGGGGGCCGTTTTCGTGCCCGCAGGGGAGCGCTGTGGGAAGTCCTGGTCGCGTCTGGACACCGAACAGCTGAGCAAGCTTTGTCCCGGGCGCTCTGTCGAACCGGATAAAGAACGAGCCCATTTCCCATACGATCGGCCAAGAAGTTCAGACGGCCGTCCTGCTTGCATGATTCAGAGCAACGAGCGCATCACAGGTACCCTCGACGGAACGAGAAATCTATGTCCGACTCCGCGTTTCAGATCTTGGCGATCGGGCTGTACTTCGCTCT
It includes:
- a CDS encoding cupin domain-containing protein, whose protein sequence is MSRRDNKVGSGKAGYSMVNSGNPATVLLGKAGDSPAYWYRGVLWNVLLSANQTRGEFTFIEQIIPAGAGPPAHIHERQAEGFYILSGEIEFVVGEDEVVRAGPGSVVWVPKSTRHAFRVISDEDARVLNFYAPGGFDDHLPFYGVEATVQTLPPADLGVSELDRERQGASQERRDAYLQRLADIAEGTWDFTMPDPNQK
- a CDS encoding NADP-dependent oxidoreductase translates to MKRIQYHKYGGPDVMRFEDFEPARPGNGELMVRVKAAAANPYDWKVRNGDMKMMTGRTFPRGLGYDFAGVVEAVGPGVTRLAVGDDVLGVAPMKTSGAFAEMIVAMEKGIVRKPARLSFEDAAAIPTIGGAALQGLVTKGKLQTGQSVFIHGCLGGVGRAAVQIALARGAASVGGSCRASRMPDARVLGVDPVVDFDSIPSDLAKKFDIVFDTVGTLAPATARRLLASGGRIIDIVPSSVKKFIKSALPGPYNILMTQLDVDSLEELAGMCAAGTLRLPIAQTVPLQDAIPALTELERNNTPRGGKLIITTS
- a CDS encoding TetR family transcriptional regulator, encoding MARRSSISASERQAAVERVLGGQRATTVAEEVGVHPATVHRWVNDASAGAGSISTDLRLMKATQELLRDHDYNQITVEEVARHSGVALRTAFHHFDSKRELFRAAVDNAAVILIEAMRHQYQGAQWPDEPLLQLSTFLRLSAEAIYATPSAHVLFRDLGVPRSDSFSERWHDTFEQAVAQILARCALSAAIDPDTNIPAAAHAITGAMRGIHAAVFDGGDPAQALRIIDRLHLTVSAGRAE
- a CDS encoding SDR family oxidoreductase; this encodes MILVTSAAGGVGRPLVRQLVANGQVVRAFVKNEDQARRSRGDGAAEIVIGDLRRPGDLERALRGARRIYHAAPTQLVDELPVAERLIEAAQDEQLDQVVFHSVIHPDIAELPHHRQKLRVEGILRDSGLPVTVLRPSHYMQNVLDFWDFFGAGLLPYPTSPESRMGVVDVEDIAAAAANVLITPGGHIGKTYDLSTVELTRHDMAQIWSRVLGHPMDAVRIPPQALTNPLVAIGPFGSAIGKSLLATRLGSLPDVVRGLRAAPNARGFRSWSSDAQDTYVQMMKYYDVHGLPAGNLDDLSKVLPRKAIDYEQFARRTATARGVAAP
- a CDS encoding DUF4267 domain-containing protein — encoded protein: MTIVITVAYTLAGLIAAAIIVIGARFLIAPRAAAAGYGLQPDLTQPSVGAYMSIKGIRDIASGFIVIIVMAAGQPHVLGSVILAATIIPLADAVIVLRNGGPASIAWGIHGATAATMLVTAALLLAS
- a CDS encoding NIPSNAP family protein is translated as MFQLRIYTLRSPEALQQYATVHWARHLVTFTTFGITTHGVWTEHDDATNRLIALISYPPGADPAQLTASIMASAEFAADMAGFDIDNITDVQSIALDPTLFSPMH
- a CDS encoding TetR/AcrR family transcriptional regulator, with protein sequence MALSDRRERERAARRRLIITTARRVAEAEGWDAVTTRRLSNEIEYSQPVLYKHFTGMDQIADAVAVDGFGELAEAMGAACSGRDSAADALTRVAHAYIDFARSNPAVYDAMFTRATSMHFAAHDVPSQLTAAFAELRRVVDLITDDEDSDALTEVLWAALHGLVTLSRADRLRPGNDTVRLRLLVAQFTARSEAR
- a CDS encoding DUF1772 domain-containing protein — protein: MPPDLITQVAAVIAVLCTAVVYGTDAFCAIVLKPALAALDDDALVAITGNVHRYGDRRMPVPGTLGLIATAITAAVATATANWVQAIAAGIALVLLICWLVLYTRLSAPINRQLTSAADAGRTLPNGRALQAKWDSIIGVRAGLQGLAVAALCVVLMT
- a CDS encoding SDR family oxidoreductase, which translates into the protein MRDDDRAVRALVTGASSGIGEAFAKALAARGCDLVLVARRQDRLDLLSKQLEAKYGISCASVDFDLSVQRPGTQLRALVDGDVDLLVNSAGFATQGPFLDGDAEDYARVLAVDIGAVVDLCHAFLPEMVRRRRGAILNVCSTTAYQPVPTLAVYAASKAFVLSFSQSLWYEAKQHGVTVLSFAPGPTHTEFFDVIGETATAVGRLQSADQVAAAGLRALDRRWTPPSAVSGVSNSISAALARLIPRRVLMPALARSLRPVKVRR
- a CDS encoding TetR family transcriptional regulator, producing the protein MELFEEQGFEDTTAVQIAKRARVTTRTFFRYFSDKKEVLFADEDMLRAALVQEMLHTTDVAEPLEAVTHMLAGFNWEGLASRDSLRRREAMIASTPYLRERELVKQHQMADEFGSALHQRGVDPDIAELAAHVGVQIFRTAYRQWLEHRDETDLRAATNSVVSLLATIVPGRPAGHARETAG